The nucleotide sequence ATTATAACAATTAAAAACCAAATTGGGAGCAAATTAAAACTCAACTACACAATATAGGAAAGAACTATATAAAATAAGTCTGCCACAACATCAAAAAAAGCACCGAGGGGCGATGTTATTTTAAATAGCCTTGCAAGTTTGCCATCTAAAATGTCAGTTAAAAATATAAAAAAAGTAAGGACTACTGGTATTAACACTTTTGAAAAATAATTTATAGTATAATAATTTAAAAATAGTGTAAGCATTACTCTCAATAAGGTTAAAGCATTAGATAAGTTTTTTATTAATAATTTCATAATATTTATTTCCTTAAATTATAATTAATATGTATTATTTTAATAATAGTTTTTAGTATAAACCAACTCTAATTTTATTTTACTTATTGGCTTCTAAATATAACTTTAAACCATGAATTGTATTTACCACATTTTCAATATGTGCTTTAGTCTTTTCATTCATCTCAACTTCCTCTTGCATTGTGAAGGTTACCCTAGTCTTATTATCTATCGATTCAAGAGAATATATGCCTATTGGTTTATATGGACCTTTAAGAACTTCAAAGGCAACTTTTTTATTTTTTTCACACTCTATTATCTTAAAATCCGCATTGATTATCCTACCAGTAGGTATCCTTATTTCTTGAGAGAAAACGGTACCAACATCTACAGGTTCACCAGAAGTATTTTTTACATTATAAATATTATGCTTCCATAATTTTAAGTTTTCTCCATTTAAAACGAATTCATAAACTTGTTCTATTTGCTTTTCAATTAAAGCAGACGCTTTAGCATATACCATATCATATTCCTCCTTCATATGTTCAAAAGATATTTAACCATATTCTCTATACAGTTAAATATCCATTATTATTGGAGCTTAAAACTCGTTCTATTTCTGTTATTGAGTTAATAATTTTTTTCCAAACTCATATGCTTCTTCTTTAAATTTTTTACTTTCAAACTTAATTTTTCTATACGGTTTTACTCCATTTAAGTATTTTTCCATTATATCAATTTCACTTTTTTTAGACATATCTCCTCCTGTTGAAAATAAAACAATCTTTTGACTAGGTGAAATGTTTTTTATTTTTGAAATATAATCTGTTACTATAGATAATGGTTTCCCTCCATAGGTAGGTGTTCCAAAAATAATTATTGAATAATCTGATACATTCGTAGATAAATGATTACTAGGATAATTTAATG is from Clostridium acetobutylicum ATCC 824 and encodes:
- a CDS encoding CDP-alcohol phosphatidyltransferase family protein, which produces MKLLIKNLSNALTLLRVMLTLFLNYYTINYFSKVLIPVVLTFFIFLTDILDGKLARLFKITSPLGAFFDVVADLFYIVLSYIV
- a CDS encoding SRPBCC domain-containing protein, coding for MVYAKASALIEKQIEQVYEFVLNGENLKLWKHNIYNVKNTSGEPVDVGTVFSQEIRIPTGRIINADFKIIECEKNKKVAFEVLKGPYKPIGIYSLESIDNKTRVTFTMQEEVEMNEKTKAHIENVVNTIHGLKLYLEANK
- a CDS encoding flavodoxin family protein gives rise to the protein MLKKIILIIGIILILLIIVMVLMFSRLNKPRQANQKILKAKEANPKRALIVYQPSMSSITDEVANQIAKGLNTQGYEVTLNYPSNHLSTNVSDYSIIIFGTPTYGGKPLSIVTDYISKIKNISPSQKIVLFSTGGDMSKKSEIDIMEKYLNGVKPYRKIKFESKKFKEEAYEFGKKLLTQ